From Musa acuminata AAA Group cultivar baxijiao chromosome BXJ3-8, Cavendish_Baxijiao_AAA, whole genome shotgun sequence, one genomic window encodes:
- the LOC135645780 gene encoding aminopeptidase P1-like isoform X2 has protein sequence MADPLDALRALMASHSPPLDALVVPSEDNHQSEYVSTRDKRRAFVSGFTGSAGLALITMNEALLWTDGRYFLQATQQLSERWKLMRIGEDPPVENWMADNLPRNAAIGSDPWCVSVETYQRWEQAFLKKKQKLIQPSTNMVDIVWKDRPPAEILPVNIHPPEFAGCPVAEKLKDLRAKLIREKAYGIIISSLDEVAWLYNIRGNDVAYCPVIHAYAVVTLDSAFFYVDKRKISSEVLHYMLENRIDVRDYDIVASDVSLLASGQLMGSSRIMLSGTESHEASKNSNGVLGDDRNAEEETKHKIIWIDPFSCNLALFSKLIPDQVFMQQSPLALAKAIKNPAELDGLRKAHIRDGAAVVQFLVWLDKQMQEIYGASGYFSEREGTHKRKHSDTLKLTEVSVSDKLEGFRSKQENFRGLSFPTISSVGPNAAIIHYSPEADTCSELDADSIYLFDSGGQYIDGTTDITRTVHFGKPSAHEKSCYTAVLKGHIALGRARFPNGTTGHALDILARVPLWKNGLDYRHGTGHGIGSYLNVHEGPHLISFRPHARNVAIQASMTVTDEPGYYEDGNFGIRLENVLIVNKAKTSFNFGEKGYLEFEHITWAPYQKKLMDLTLLTPEEIEWINLYHSDCREVLAPYMNEQETEWLKKSTEPIIIAS, from the exons ATGGCGGACCCCCTCGACGCCCTCCGAGCCCTAATGGCTTCCCACTCCCCGCCTCTCGATGCCCTCGTCGTCCCCTCCGAGGACAACCACCAG AGTGAGTATGTCTCCACGAGGGACAAAAGGCGTGCCTTCGTTTCCGGATTTACTGGTAGTGCTG GTTTGGCTCTTATAACAATGAATGAGGCATTGCTATGGACCGACGGACGATATTTCTTGCAGGCAACACAACAACTGAGTGAAAGATGGAAACTTATGCGAATTGGAGAAGATCCACCTGTTGAAAATTGGATGGCTGAT AATCTACCACGCAATGCTGCTATAGGATCAGATCCTTGGTGTGTTTCTGTAGAAACTTATCAGAGGTGGGAGCAGGCTTTCTTAAAGAAGAAACAAAAGTTAATTCAGCCGTCCACTAATATGGTAGATATAGTATGGAAAGACCGGCCTCCTGCCGAAATTCTACCTGTTAACATACACCCACCAGAATTTGCTGGATGTCCTGTAGCAGAAAAGTTAAAGGATCTGAGAGCAAAACTAATTCGTGAGAAAGCTTATGGTATAATCATCAGTTCACTTGATGAG GTTGCTTGGTTGTACAATATTCGTGGAAATGATGTGGCTTATTGTCCAGTAATTCATGCATATGCTGTTGTAACCTTGGACTCAGCTTTTTTTTATGTGGATAAGAGAAAAATCTCTTCAGAG GTACTCCATTACATGCTAGAAAATAGAATTGATGTCCGGGACTATGACATTGTTGCCTCAGATGTAAGCTTGCTTGCATCTGGACAGCTTATGGGGTCTTCTAGGATCATGTTATCTGGAACTGAATCCCATGAAGCAAGCAAAAATTCTAATGGTGTGCTTGGAGATGATCGAAATGCAGAGGAAGAGACCAAGCATAAAATCATCTGGATTGACCCCTTCTCATGCAACCTTGCCCTTTTTTCAAAGCTGATCCCTGATCAAGTTTTCATGCAGCAATCACCTTTGGCTCTTGCAAAAGCTATTAAG AATCCAGCAGAACTGGATGGTTTAAGAAAGGCACATATTCGAGATGGTGCAGCTGTTGTCCAATTTCTTGTTTGGCTGGATAAACAG ATGCAAGAGATCTATGGAGCTTCTGGTTACTTCAGTGAACGAGAGGGGACACATAAGAGAAAACATTC TGATACGTTGAAATTGACAGAGGTATCTGTGAGCGACAAATTAGAAGGTTTTCGTTCTAAACAAGAA AACTTCAGAGGGCTGAGTTTTCCAACCATTTCATCAGTTGGTCCCAATGCAGCAATCATTCACTATTCTCCTGAAGCAGATACATGTTCCGAACTTGATGCTGACAGCATTTATCTTTTTGATTCAGGGGGACAG TATATAGATGGAACAACCGATATAACCAGGACTGTGCATTTTGGCAAACCTTCAGCTCATGAGAAATCATGCTATACTGCG GTCCTCAAAGGCCACATTGCCTTGGGTAGGGCAAGATTTCCAAATGGAACCACTG GACATGCTCTTGATATTCTCGCTCGGGTTCCTTTGTGGAAGAATGGTCTCGATTACCGCCATGGGACTGGTCATGGGATTGGATCTTACCTTAATGTTCATGAAG GCCCACATCTAATCAGTTTCAGACCTCATGCTCGAAACGTGGCAATTCAAGCATCGATGACAGTTACTGATG AACCTGGTTATTATGAGGATGGAAATTTTGGTATTAGATTGGAGAATGTTCTTATAGTCAACAAGGCAAAAACATCATTCAACTTTGGTGAAAAAGGTTATTTAGAGTTTGAGCACATAACTTGG GCACCATACCAGAAGAAACTGATGGATTTGACATTGCTGACTCCTGAAGAAATTGAATGGATAAATCTCTACCATTCCGATTGCAGAGAGGTTTTAGCACCATACATGAACGAGCAGGAGACGGAATGGCTTAAGAAATCAACCGAGCCCATCATCATAGCCAGCTGA
- the LOC135645780 gene encoding aminopeptidase P1-like isoform X1: MADPLDALRALMASHSPPLDALVVPSEDNHQSEYVSTRDKRRAFVSGFTGSAGLALITMNEALLWTDGRYFLQATQQLSERWKLMRIGEDPPVENWMADNLPRNAAIGSDPWCVSVETYQRWEQAFLKKKQKLIQPSTNMVDIVWKDRPPAEILPVNIHPPEFAGCPVAEKLKDLRAKLIREKAYGIIISSLDEVAWLYNIRGNDVAYCPVIHAYAVVTLDSAFFYVDKRKISSEVLHYMLENRIDVRDYDIVASDVSLLASGQLMGSSRIMLSGTESHEASKNSNGVLGDDRNAEEETKHKIIWIDPFSCNLALFSKLIPDQVFMQQSPLALAKAIKNPAELDGLRKAHIRDGAAVVQFLVWLDKQMQEIYGASGYFSEREGTHKRKHSLCSDTLKLTEVSVSDKLEGFRSKQENFRGLSFPTISSVGPNAAIIHYSPEADTCSELDADSIYLFDSGGQYIDGTTDITRTVHFGKPSAHEKSCYTAVLKGHIALGRARFPNGTTGHALDILARVPLWKNGLDYRHGTGHGIGSYLNVHEGPHLISFRPHARNVAIQASMTVTDEPGYYEDGNFGIRLENVLIVNKAKTSFNFGEKGYLEFEHITWAPYQKKLMDLTLLTPEEIEWINLYHSDCREVLAPYMNEQETEWLKKSTEPIIIAS; the protein is encoded by the exons ATGGCGGACCCCCTCGACGCCCTCCGAGCCCTAATGGCTTCCCACTCCCCGCCTCTCGATGCCCTCGTCGTCCCCTCCGAGGACAACCACCAG AGTGAGTATGTCTCCACGAGGGACAAAAGGCGTGCCTTCGTTTCCGGATTTACTGGTAGTGCTG GTTTGGCTCTTATAACAATGAATGAGGCATTGCTATGGACCGACGGACGATATTTCTTGCAGGCAACACAACAACTGAGTGAAAGATGGAAACTTATGCGAATTGGAGAAGATCCACCTGTTGAAAATTGGATGGCTGAT AATCTACCACGCAATGCTGCTATAGGATCAGATCCTTGGTGTGTTTCTGTAGAAACTTATCAGAGGTGGGAGCAGGCTTTCTTAAAGAAGAAACAAAAGTTAATTCAGCCGTCCACTAATATGGTAGATATAGTATGGAAAGACCGGCCTCCTGCCGAAATTCTACCTGTTAACATACACCCACCAGAATTTGCTGGATGTCCTGTAGCAGAAAAGTTAAAGGATCTGAGAGCAAAACTAATTCGTGAGAAAGCTTATGGTATAATCATCAGTTCACTTGATGAG GTTGCTTGGTTGTACAATATTCGTGGAAATGATGTGGCTTATTGTCCAGTAATTCATGCATATGCTGTTGTAACCTTGGACTCAGCTTTTTTTTATGTGGATAAGAGAAAAATCTCTTCAGAG GTACTCCATTACATGCTAGAAAATAGAATTGATGTCCGGGACTATGACATTGTTGCCTCAGATGTAAGCTTGCTTGCATCTGGACAGCTTATGGGGTCTTCTAGGATCATGTTATCTGGAACTGAATCCCATGAAGCAAGCAAAAATTCTAATGGTGTGCTTGGAGATGATCGAAATGCAGAGGAAGAGACCAAGCATAAAATCATCTGGATTGACCCCTTCTCATGCAACCTTGCCCTTTTTTCAAAGCTGATCCCTGATCAAGTTTTCATGCAGCAATCACCTTTGGCTCTTGCAAAAGCTATTAAG AATCCAGCAGAACTGGATGGTTTAAGAAAGGCACATATTCGAGATGGTGCAGCTGTTGTCCAATTTCTTGTTTGGCTGGATAAACAG ATGCAAGAGATCTATGGAGCTTCTGGTTACTTCAGTGAACGAGAGGGGACACATAAGAGAAAACATTC TTTGTGCAGTGATACGTTGAAATTGACAGAGGTATCTGTGAGCGACAAATTAGAAGGTTTTCGTTCTAAACAAGAA AACTTCAGAGGGCTGAGTTTTCCAACCATTTCATCAGTTGGTCCCAATGCAGCAATCATTCACTATTCTCCTGAAGCAGATACATGTTCCGAACTTGATGCTGACAGCATTTATCTTTTTGATTCAGGGGGACAG TATATAGATGGAACAACCGATATAACCAGGACTGTGCATTTTGGCAAACCTTCAGCTCATGAGAAATCATGCTATACTGCG GTCCTCAAAGGCCACATTGCCTTGGGTAGGGCAAGATTTCCAAATGGAACCACTG GACATGCTCTTGATATTCTCGCTCGGGTTCCTTTGTGGAAGAATGGTCTCGATTACCGCCATGGGACTGGTCATGGGATTGGATCTTACCTTAATGTTCATGAAG GCCCACATCTAATCAGTTTCAGACCTCATGCTCGAAACGTGGCAATTCAAGCATCGATGACAGTTACTGATG AACCTGGTTATTATGAGGATGGAAATTTTGGTATTAGATTGGAGAATGTTCTTATAGTCAACAAGGCAAAAACATCATTCAACTTTGGTGAAAAAGGTTATTTAGAGTTTGAGCACATAACTTGG GCACCATACCAGAAGAAACTGATGGATTTGACATTGCTGACTCCTGAAGAAATTGAATGGATAAATCTCTACCATTCCGATTGCAGAGAGGTTTTAGCACCATACATGAACGAGCAGGAGACGGAATGGCTTAAGAAATCAACCGAGCCCATCATCATAGCCAGCTGA